The Zonotrichia leucophrys gambelii isolate GWCS_2022_RI chromosome 20, RI_Zleu_2.0, whole genome shotgun sequence genome contains a region encoding:
- the ID1 gene encoding DNA-binding protein inhibitor ID-1, producing MKVAAVASSPLPAGAGGPLKAVRPGEAARCGPVPGVSPVAAEQAAAALLYDMKGCYSRLRALVPTLPRHRRVSKVELLQHVIDYIWDLQLELQCGPPRPAAAGDSPEAPCIPAADRILCR from the exons ATGAAGGTCGCCGCTGTCGCTTCTTCGCCGCTGCCCGCGGGCGCTGGTGGCCCGCTGAAGGCTGTGCGGCCCGGGGAAGCCGCCCGCTGCGGGCCAGTCCCGGGGGTGTCGCCGGtggcggcggagcaggcggcCGCCGCGCTGCTGTACGATATGAAGGGCTGCTACTCGCGGCTACGGGCGCTGGTGCCGACGCTGCCGCGGCACCGGCGGGTCTCCAAggtagagctgctgcagcacgtTATCGACTACATCTGggacctgcagctggagctgcagtgcggccccccccgccccgccgctgcTGGGGACTCCCCCGAG GCTCCGTGCATTCCCGCTGCCGATCGGATCCTCTGCCGCTGA